In Molothrus aeneus isolate 106 chromosome 3, BPBGC_Maene_1.0, whole genome shotgun sequence, a single genomic region encodes these proteins:
- the FOXA2 gene encoding hepatocyte nuclear factor 3-beta has translation MHSTSSMLGAVKMEGHEHTDWSNYYGEPEGYSSVSNMNAGLGMNSMNTYMTMSAMSSTANMTAAATSMNMSYANTGMSPSLTGMSPGAGAMPAMGSAGVPGMGAHLSPSMSPMGGQAGSMNALAPYSNMNSMSPIYGQSNLNRSRDPKTYRRSYTHAKPPYSYISLITMAIQQSPNKMLTLSEIYQWIMDLFPFYRQNQQRWQNSIRHSLSFNDCFLKVPRSPDKPGKGSFWTLHPDSGNMFENGCYLRRQKRFKCEKQLAAKDGSAGAGGGSKKGPGQAASQPLGEGSSSGGSDGSAGAESPASSSPCQDHKRTLADLKGLSPGEPSASPGQHLLAPPHAGLAHEGHLKPEHHYAFNHPFSINNLMSSSEQQHHHPHHQHHHPHKMDLKAYEQVMHYSGYASPVPAGLAMAPVTNKSTLEASPLAGETSYYQGVYSRPIMNSS, from the exons ATGCACTCCACTTCCAGTATGCTGGGAGCGGTGAAAATGGAAGGCCATGAGCACACGGACTGGAGCAACTACTACGGGGAGCCCGAG GGCTACTCCTCGGTGAGCAACATGAACGCGGGGCTGGGCATGAACAGCATGAACACCTACATGACCATGTCGGCCATGAGCAGCACGGCCAACATGACGGCGGCGGCCACCTCCATGAACATGTCCTACGCCAACACGGGCATGAGCCCCTCGCTGACGGGCATGTCCCCGGGCGCGGGGGCCATGCCGGCCATGGGCTCGGCCGGCGTGCCGGGCATGGGCGCCCACCTGAGCCCCAGCATGAGCCCCATGGGCGGCCAGGCGGGCTCCATGAACGCCCTGGCGCCCTACTCCAACATGAACTCCATGAGCCCCATCTATGGCCAGTCCAACCTGAACCGCTCGCGCGACCCCAAGACCTACCGGCGCAGCTACACGCACGCCAAGCCGCCCTACTCCTACATCTCCCTCATCACCATGGCCATCCAGCAGTCCCCCAACAAGATGCTGACCCTCAGCGAGATCTACCAGTGGATCATGGACCTGTTCCCCTTCTACCGCCAGAACCAGCAGCGCTGGCAGAACAGCATCCGCCACTCGCTCTCCTTCAACGACTGCTTCCTCAAGGTGCCGCGCTCGCCGGACAAGCCGGGCAAGGGCTCCTTCTGGACGCTGCACCCGGACTCGGGGAACATGTTTGAGAACGGCTGCTACCTGCGCCGCCAGAAGCGCTTCAAGTGCGAGAAGCAGCTGGCGGCCAAGGACGGCTCTGCCGGCGCCGGCGGTGGCAGCAAGAAAGGCCCAGGCCAAGCCGCCAGCCAGCCCCTGGGCGAGGGCAGCTCCTCGGGGGGCTCCGACGGCTCTGCGGGCGCCGAGTCTCCGGCCAGCTCCTCGCCCTGCCAGGACCACAAGCGCACCCTGGCCGACCTCAAAGGGCTGAGCCCCGGGGAGCCTTCGGCCTCACCGGGGCAGCACCTGCTGGCGCCGCCGCACGCCGGGCTGGCCCACGAGGGGCACCTGAAGCCCGAGCACCACTACGCCTTCAACCACCCCTTCTCCATCAACAACCTGATGTCCTCCtcggagcagcagcaccaccacccgcaccaccagcaccaccacccgCACAAAATGGACCTGAAGGCCTACGAGCAGGTGATGCACTACTCGGGCTACGCCTCGCCCGTGCCCGCGGGCCTGGCCATGGCGCCCGTCACGAACAAAAGCACCCTGGAGGCCTCGCCTTTGGCCGGAGAGACTTCCTACTACCAAGGCGTGTATTCCCGGCCCATCATGAACTCCTCCTAA